The following proteins come from a genomic window of Bubalus kerabau isolate K-KA32 ecotype Philippines breed swamp buffalo chromosome 20, PCC_UOA_SB_1v2, whole genome shotgun sequence:
- the LOC129634740 gene encoding zinc finger protein with KRAB and SCAN domains 7-like isoform X4, whose translation MNLLLPHPTVRVQPLEPTWSLLVILGHTTTSPVSTLEAAELEFLSVNYSQKWKGAALSQRALYQNIMLENCHSLAPLADENRMVHSQLPPKQDISGELKSSDRILGVFCGVIPAGQEAGTASKEALENLEVQPSDEEGTRLDSDFLEITQEDKKKSTEDQYDDYKELGGHLDLSSSLSEHQGVLKGQKLYHCDECDKAFNRSSHLIGHQRIHTGEKPYECSECGKTFRQTSQLVVHLRIHTGEKPYECSDCGKTYRHSSHLIQHQGLHYGEKPYKCNECAKAFTQSSQLIDHQRTHSGEKPYECNECGEAFIRNKSLIRHQVLHTGKKPYKCDECGKAFCSNRNLIDHQRIHTGEKPFECNECGKAFSRSKCLIRHQSLHTGEKPYKCSECGKAFNQNSQLADHERIHTGEKPFECNECGKAFSLSKCLIRHQRLHTGEKPYKCKECGKSFNQNSHLIIHQRIHTGEKPYECNECGKVFSYSSSLMVHQRTHTGEKPYKCKDCEKAFSDSSQLIVHQRVHTGEKPYECIECGKAFSQRSTFNHHQRTHTAEKHSGLARSVS comes from the exons GAGGCTGCAGAGTTGGAGTTCCTATCTGTGAACTATTCTCAGAAGTGGAAAGGTGCAGCACTCAGCCAGAGAGCCCTGTACCAGAACATCATGCTGGAAAACTGCCACAGCCTGGCCCCATTGG CAGATGAGAACAGGATGGTGCATTCACAGTTGCCTCCAAAACAGGACATTTCTGGAGAATTGAAGTCATCTGACAGGATCTTAGGGGTGTTCTGTGGAGTGATTCCTGCAGGACAAGAAGCTGGGACTGCCAGTAAAGAGGCTTTAGAGAATCTAGAAGTTCAACCCTCAGATGAAGAAGGAACCAGACTGGACAGTGATTTCTTAGAAATAACACAGGAGGATAAAAAGAAATCCACAGAGGATCAATATGATGATTATAAGGAACTTGGGGGACATCTAGATCTGTCCTCTAGTCTCTCAGAACATCAGGGAGTTCTGAAGGGACAGAAGTTGTATCACTGTGATGAATGTGATAAAGCTTTTAATCGGAGTTCACACCTCATTGGGCATCAGAGaatccacactggagagaaaccatatgagTGTTCTGAGTGTGGCAAGACCTTCAGGCAGACTTCTCAGCTTGTTGTCCACCTCAGAATCCATACAGGGGAAAAACCTTATGAATGCAGTGATTGTGGAAAGACCTATCGCCACAGCTCCCATCTCATTCAACACCAGGGACTCCATTATGgggagaaaccatataaatgtaatgaatgtgcaaaagctttcaccCAGAGTTCCCAACTCATTGACCACCAGAGAACTCATAGCGGGGAGAAGCCATACGAATGCAATGAGTGTGGAGAGGCCTTCATTCGGAATAAAAGCCTTATCCGCCATCAGGTACTTCATACTGGTAAGAAACCTTACAAGTGTGATGAATGTGGGAAAGCTTTCTGTTCTAACAGAAATCTTATTGACCATCAGAGAATCCACACTGGGGAGAAGCCTTTTGAGTGTAATGAATGTGGTAAGGCCTTCAGTCGGAGTAAATGTCTTATTCGACATCAGAGCCTCCACACTGGGGAAAAACCATACAAATGCAGTgagtgtgggaaagccttcaatcagAACTCTCAACTTGCTGACCAtgagcgaattcatactggagaaaaaccttTTGAATGTAATGAGTGTGGTAAGGCATTCAGTCTGAGTAAATGTCTCATTCGACATCAGCGACTTCACACTGGTGAAAAGCCATATAAATGCAAAGAGTGTGGAAAATCCTTTAATCAAAATTCACACCTTATTATTCATCAGAGAATACACACTGGTGAAAAACCTtatgaatgtaatgaatgtggaaaGGTCTTCAGTTACAGCTCCAGTCTTATGGTACATCAGAGAACCCATACTGGGGAAAAACCCTATAAATGCAAGGATTGTGAGAAAGCTTTTAGTGACAGTTCACAGCTCATTGTACACCagagagttcatactggagagaaaccctatgaatgtattGAGTGTGGGAAAGCCTTTAGTCAGCGTTCTACTTTCAATCACCACCAGCGAACTCACACTGCAGAGAAGCACTCAGGTCTGGCTCGATCTGTTTCTTAA
- the LOC129634740 gene encoding zinc finger protein with KRAB and SCAN domains 7-like isoform X6 → MNLLLPHPTVRVQPLEPTWSLLVILGHTTTSPVSTLEAAELEFLSVNYSQKWKGAALSQRALYQNIMLENCHSLAPLDENRMVHSQLPPKQDISGELKSSDRILGVFCGVIPAGQEAGTASKEALENLEVQPSDEEGTRLDSDFLEITQEDKKKSTEDQYDDYKELGGHLDLSSSLSEHQGVLKGQKLYHCDECDKAFNRSSHLIGHQRIHTGEKPYECSECGKTFRQTSQLVVHLRIHTGEKPYECSDCGKTYRHSSHLIQHQGLHYGEKPYKCNECAKAFTQSSQLIDHQRTHSGEKPYECNECGEAFIRNKSLIRHQVLHTGKKPYKCDECGKAFCSNRNLIDHQRIHTGEKPFECNECGKAFSRSKCLIRHQSLHTGEKPYKCSECGKAFNQNSQLADHERIHTGEKPFECNECGKAFSLSKCLIRHQRLHTGEKPYKCKECGKSFNQNSHLIIHQRIHTGEKPYECNECGKVFSYSSSLMVHQRTHTGEKPYKCKDCEKAFSDSSQLIVHQRVHTGEKPYECIECGKAFSQRSTFNHHQRTHTAEKHSGLARSVS, encoded by the exons GAGGCTGCAGAGTTGGAGTTCCTATCTGTGAACTATTCTCAGAAGTGGAAAGGTGCAGCACTCAGCCAGAGAGCCCTGTACCAGAACATCATGCTGGAAAACTGCCACAGCCTGGCCCCATTGG ATGAGAACAGGATGGTGCATTCACAGTTGCCTCCAAAACAGGACATTTCTGGAGAATTGAAGTCATCTGACAGGATCTTAGGGGTGTTCTGTGGAGTGATTCCTGCAGGACAAGAAGCTGGGACTGCCAGTAAAGAGGCTTTAGAGAATCTAGAAGTTCAACCCTCAGATGAAGAAGGAACCAGACTGGACAGTGATTTCTTAGAAATAACACAGGAGGATAAAAAGAAATCCACAGAGGATCAATATGATGATTATAAGGAACTTGGGGGACATCTAGATCTGTCCTCTAGTCTCTCAGAACATCAGGGAGTTCTGAAGGGACAGAAGTTGTATCACTGTGATGAATGTGATAAAGCTTTTAATCGGAGTTCACACCTCATTGGGCATCAGAGaatccacactggagagaaaccatatgagTGTTCTGAGTGTGGCAAGACCTTCAGGCAGACTTCTCAGCTTGTTGTCCACCTCAGAATCCATACAGGGGAAAAACCTTATGAATGCAGTGATTGTGGAAAGACCTATCGCCACAGCTCCCATCTCATTCAACACCAGGGACTCCATTATGgggagaaaccatataaatgtaatgaatgtgcaaaagctttcaccCAGAGTTCCCAACTCATTGACCACCAGAGAACTCATAGCGGGGAGAAGCCATACGAATGCAATGAGTGTGGAGAGGCCTTCATTCGGAATAAAAGCCTTATCCGCCATCAGGTACTTCATACTGGTAAGAAACCTTACAAGTGTGATGAATGTGGGAAAGCTTTCTGTTCTAACAGAAATCTTATTGACCATCAGAGAATCCACACTGGGGAGAAGCCTTTTGAGTGTAATGAATGTGGTAAGGCCTTCAGTCGGAGTAAATGTCTTATTCGACATCAGAGCCTCCACACTGGGGAAAAACCATACAAATGCAGTgagtgtgggaaagccttcaatcagAACTCTCAACTTGCTGACCAtgagcgaattcatactggagaaaaaccttTTGAATGTAATGAGTGTGGTAAGGCATTCAGTCTGAGTAAATGTCTCATTCGACATCAGCGACTTCACACTGGTGAAAAGCCATATAAATGCAAAGAGTGTGGAAAATCCTTTAATCAAAATTCACACCTTATTATTCATCAGAGAATACACACTGGTGAAAAACCTtatgaatgtaatgaatgtggaaaGGTCTTCAGTTACAGCTCCAGTCTTATGGTACATCAGAGAACCCATACTGGGGAAAAACCCTATAAATGCAAGGATTGTGAGAAAGCTTTTAGTGACAGTTCACAGCTCATTGTACACCagagagttcatactggagagaaaccctatgaatgtattGAGTGTGGGAAAGCCTTTAGTCAGCGTTCTACTTTCAATCACCACCAGCGAACTCACACTGCAGAGAAGCACTCAGGTCTGGCTCGATCTGTTTCTTAA